In Uranotaenia lowii strain MFRU-FL chromosome 2, ASM2978415v1, whole genome shotgun sequence, one genomic interval encodes:
- the LOC129741202 gene encoding uncharacterized protein LOC129741202, with product MKILVAIAILAVGVARASYYPAFYPGYNPHAALSALGLYHPWIAPPVAPPVPYSGTYSYHDGHRPTVVQANNDGYKFPHVAAKSAYSWDPWTHHGHSAAAAATWGVPAAAIATHVHAPAATTIATTQAVAVHPATPYQKTVVQANLGGVDPWKYASFYGTGIYGHGWSNYIPTPAKYWYGGHY from the exons ATGAAG ATTTTGGTTGCCATTGCCATTTTGGCGGTCGGAGTTGCCCGGGCTAGTTACTATCCGGCATTCTACCCAGGATACAATCCGCATGCGGCCCTTTCGGCGTTAGGTCTGTACCATCCTTGGATTGCTCCACCGGTGGCTCCACCTGTGCCGTATTCCGGAACCTACTCGTACCACGATGGCCACCGACCAACGGTAGTTCAGGCCAACAACGATGGGTACAAGTTCCCGCATGTGGCCGCCAAGAGTGCCTACTCGTGGGATCCCTGGACCCACCATGGACACTCGGCAGCGGCAGCTGCAACTTGGGGAGTTCCTGCTGCAGCGATCGCCACTCATGTTCACGctccagcagcaacaacaatcgCAACAACGCAGGCTGTAGCAGTTCATCCGGCGACTCCGTACCAGAAAACGGTGGTCCAGGCCAATCTGGGAGGCGTTGATCCATGGAAGTATGCCTCCTTCTATGGGACCGGGATCTATGGCCATGGCTGGAGCAACTACATTCCGACACCGGCCAAATATTGGTATGGAGGACACTATTGA
- the LOC129745009 gene encoding cuticle protein 16.5-like, with translation MKCIAAVVMTLAVVAQGGVVPVAYSAPHTTVVQQNVPTTKYVVSAPVTTYAAAPAIATTYAAAPVATYAATQYAYNAAPVAPYAAAPVATYAAAPAAVATYAAPHTTYVQQNVAPRYVAAPVAYTAAVAPAAAVTYSADSEVVEASSVVAAAPAAVVAAAPAVAIAHQPAVAVVAQQEARYVAANRGAVHEAPLAGHAVSQQSLNLEPAAGTL, from the exons ATGAAG TGCATCGCAGCTGTAGTCATGACCCTGGCCGTCGTCGCCCAGGGAGGTGTCGTCCCCGTTGCTTACTCCGCCCCTCACACCACTGTTGTCCAGCAGAATGTGCCCACCACTAAGTACGTCGTGTCGGCTCCAGTGACCACTTACGCCGCTGCTCCAGCCATTGCCACGACCTACGCCGCTGCCCCGGTTGCCACCTACGCCGCCACTCAGTATGCCTACAACGCCGCCCCAGTTGCCCCTTATGCCGCCGCTCCAGTAGCCACTTATGCCGCTGCTCCAGCTGCCGTTGCCACTTATGCTGCCCCACACACCACCTATGTCCAGCAGAACGTCGCCCCTCGGTATGTTGCCGCCCCAGTGGCCTACACCGCTGCTGTTGCTCCAGCCGCCGCCGTGACCTACTCTGCCGATTCCGAGGTCGTTGAGGCCAGCTCCGTTGTGGCCGCCGCTCCAGCCGCCGTTGTTGCTGCTGCCCCAGCCGTCGCCATTGCTCATCAGCCAGCCGTCGCCGTCGTTGCCCAACAGGAAGCTCGTTATGTGGCCGCCAACCGTGGAGCCGTCCATGAGGCCCCTCTCGCTGGACATGCCGTCTCCCAGCAGTCGCTGAACCTGGAACCAGCTGCGGGAACCCTGTAA
- the LOC129745010 gene encoding cuticle protein 16.5-like gives MKCIVAVVMTLAVVAQGGVVPVAYSAPHTTVVQQNVPTTKYVVSAPVTTYAAAPAIATTYAAAPVATYAATQYAYNAAPVAYAAAPVATYAAAPAAVATYAAPHTTYVQQNVAPRYVAAPVAYTAAVAPAAAVTYSADSEVVEASSVVAAAPAAVVAAAPAVAIAHQPAVAVVAQQEARYVAANRGAVHEAPLAGHAVSQQSLNLEPAAGTL, from the exons ATGAAG TGCATCGTAGCTGTAGTCATGACCCTGGCCGTCGTCGCCCAGGGAGGTGTCGTCCCCGTTGCTTACTCCGCCCCTCACACCACTGTTGTCCAGCAGAATGTGCCCACCACTAAGTACGTCGTGTCGGCTCCAGTGACCACTTACGCCGCTGCCCCAGCCATTGCCACGACCTACGCCGCTGCCCCGGTTGCCACTTATGCCGCCACTCAGTATGCCTACAACGCCGCCCCAGTTGCCTATGCCGCCGCTCCAGTAGCCACTTATGCCGCCGCTCCAGCTGCCGTTGCCACCTATGCTGCCCCACACACCACCTATGTCCAGCAGAATGTTGCCCCTCGGTATGTTGCCGCCCCAGTGGCCTACACCGCTGCTGTTGCTCCAGCCGCCGCCGTGACCTACTCTGCCGATTCCGAGGTCGTTGAGGCTAGCTCCGTTGTGGCCGCCGCTCCAGCCGCCGTTGTTGCTGCTGCCCCAGCCGTCGCCATTGCTCATCAGCCAGCCGTCGCCGTCGTTGCCCAACAGGAAGCTCGTTATGTGGCCGCCAACCGTGGAGCCGTCCATGAGGCCCCTCTCGCTGGACATGCCGTCTCCCAGCAGTCGCTGAACCTGGAACCAGCTGCGGGTACCCTGTAA